One window of Streptomyces sp. NBC_00273 genomic DNA carries:
- a CDS encoding spermidine synthase has product MKLTKTSQTDNSVRWMLLLASATMLFVELALIRWAGANVVHLSYFSNFILLGSFLGVGLGFLIPAARGQWLKRWAPVPLALLVVLVRQYPVQVRQSSSQIIYFTSVNTTGFPEWVTLPAIFLLTAVIMMVIGKITADFFRRLPPLDAYRYDLLGSLTGSVSFALLSWLRAPSVVWGVLAAAALLILGGRRNILRYGIPLTAMVFALFSETTTAGTSWSPYYKIQLFDDSISVNGIPHQLIMPLPTLLQENSLYRQAYDQTPANPHKRVLVIGAGNGNDVAVALANGAERVDAVEIDPRLQQIGAQLHPAKPYDDPRVHVHINDGRAFLERTHTKYDLVVLALPDSLTLVSGASNLRLESYLFTRQAFEAARDHLAPNGAFIMYNYYRTSWLIDRFAGTLEDIYGHAPCMTPFGTNAAVLMAGMTPADQSCKQTWQPSGAVPAAASDDHPFPYLFRRDIPTLYLGVLGAILLVTVSSVRLAGVRLRNTVRYTDMFLLGAAFMLLETKNVINFALYFGTTWLVNALVFIGVLLAVLAGVEVRRRLPRVKQPLLQLLLFGSLAVAWLAPADAVLSLPFAARLATAVALAFAPIFFANLIFSDRLALAPDPTSAFGANLLGALTGGALEYLALVTGYQALLLVAALLYLGACVAMRFVGRTATPVRDDAPAHDDEGLSSK; this is encoded by the coding sequence ATGAAGCTGACCAAAACCAGTCAAACCGACAACTCGGTACGCTGGATGCTACTGCTGGCCAGCGCCACCATGCTCTTCGTCGAGCTGGCGCTGATCAGATGGGCGGGCGCCAACGTCGTCCACCTCAGCTACTTTTCGAACTTCATCCTCCTGGGATCGTTCCTCGGCGTCGGCCTGGGGTTCCTGATTCCCGCCGCCCGCGGGCAATGGCTCAAACGCTGGGCACCGGTCCCGCTCGCGCTCCTCGTGGTCCTGGTCCGCCAGTATCCGGTGCAGGTGCGTCAGAGCAGCAGCCAGATCATCTACTTCACCTCCGTGAACACCACCGGCTTCCCCGAGTGGGTGACGCTGCCGGCCATCTTCCTGCTGACCGCAGTGATCATGATGGTGATCGGCAAGATCACCGCCGACTTCTTCCGCCGTCTGCCCCCGCTCGACGCCTACCGCTACGACCTGCTCGGCAGTCTCACCGGCTCGGTGTCGTTCGCCCTGCTGTCATGGCTGCGTGCCCCGTCGGTCGTTTGGGGCGTACTCGCCGCCGCGGCCCTGCTGATCCTCGGCGGACGGCGCAACATCCTGCGGTACGGCATCCCTCTCACGGCGATGGTCTTCGCCCTGTTCTCGGAGACGACGACGGCCGGCACCTCCTGGTCGCCGTACTACAAGATCCAGCTCTTTGACGACTCGATCTCCGTCAACGGCATCCCGCACCAGCTCATCATGCCGCTTCCCACGCTGTTGCAGGAGAACTCGCTCTACCGGCAGGCCTACGACCAGACCCCCGCCAACCCGCACAAGCGCGTCCTCGTCATCGGGGCCGGCAACGGCAACGACGTCGCGGTGGCACTGGCCAACGGAGCGGAACGCGTGGACGCGGTCGAGATCGATCCGCGGCTGCAGCAGATCGGCGCCCAGCTGCACCCTGCGAAGCCGTACGACGACCCGCGGGTGCACGTCCACATCAACGACGGGCGGGCCTTCCTGGAGCGGACGCACACCAAGTACGACCTCGTCGTCCTGGCGCTGCCGGACTCGCTGACGCTGGTGTCCGGCGCGAGCAATCTACGTCTGGAGAGCTACCTGTTCACCCGGCAGGCGTTCGAAGCCGCGCGCGATCACCTCGCGCCGAACGGCGCGTTCATCATGTACAACTACTACCGGACGAGCTGGCTGATCGACCGCTTCGCCGGCACCCTCGAAGACATCTACGGCCATGCCCCCTGCATGACGCCGTTCGGCACGAACGCGGCCGTGTTGATGGCCGGCATGACGCCCGCAGACCAGTCCTGCAAGCAGACCTGGCAGCCCAGTGGCGCGGTCCCGGCGGCCGCGAGCGATGACCACCCCTTCCCGTACCTGTTCCGCCGGGACATTCCCACCCTCTACCTGGGCGTGCTGGGGGCGATCCTGCTGGTGACCGTATCGTCGGTGCGCCTGGCCGGCGTTCGCCTCCGGAACACGGTCCGCTACACCGACATGTTCCTGCTGGGTGCGGCCTTCATGCTGCTCGAAACGAAGAACGTGATCAACTTCGCGCTCTACTTCGGTACGACCTGGCTGGTCAACGCCCTCGTCTTCATCGGCGTCCTGCTCGCCGTCCTCGCGGGGGTCGAGGTCCGGCGCCGCCTACCGCGGGTCAAACAGCCACTGCTGCAGCTCCTGCTCTTCGGCTCCCTCGCGGTGGCCTGGCTCGCCCCGGCGGATGCCGTGCTCTCGCTGCCCTTCGCCGCACGGCTGGCCACGGCCGTCGCCCTGGCATTCGCCCCCATCTTCTTTGCCAACCTCATCTTCTCGGACCGCCTCGCGCTCGCCCCCGACCCGACCTCCGCGTTCGGCGCGAACCTGTTGGGCGCACTGACCGGGGGCGCGCTGGAGTACCTGGCGCTGGTGACGGGCTATCAGGCGTTGCTGCTGGTCGCCGCCCTGCTGTACCTCGGGGCGTGCGTCGCCATGAGGTTCGTCGGGCGCACGGCAACACCAGTGCGGGACGATGCGCCCGCCCACGACGACGAGGGTCTGTCGTCAAAGTGA
- a CDS encoding SCO6745 family protein encodes MEIFDCISAVARPIHDFGDEFMSDEATAAVGASAGFAPGRGFYCRGRFGVLGEAPVSVVQAVQGFLGPHLVTTGWLAGRPVMPAEEAAACYARALRTWGRAHIPGDVDVEHFNHLAQQLIDDADTDALPLFAGWRAQPCPGNDPVGAAMQRIHVLREHRGACHLAAVRLCGLSGQEAMVINLGVERATHYGWQEPRPVTATQVPRLQRAEHLTDEMQAPLYATLTDRQRTEFARLVNALTAP; translated from the coding sequence ATGGAAATCTTCGACTGCATCTCCGCGGTTGCCCGGCCCATCCACGATTTCGGTGACGAGTTCATGTCCGACGAGGCGACGGCCGCCGTCGGCGCGAGCGCCGGGTTCGCCCCGGGGCGCGGCTTCTACTGCCGCGGACGGTTCGGGGTGCTCGGCGAGGCGCCGGTCTCGGTGGTCCAAGCGGTACAGGGCTTCCTCGGCCCGCACCTCGTCACCACGGGCTGGCTGGCGGGACGGCCCGTGATGCCGGCAGAGGAGGCCGCCGCCTGCTACGCACGGGCCCTCCGGACGTGGGGGCGCGCCCACATCCCCGGCGACGTCGATGTGGAGCACTTCAATCACCTGGCACAGCAACTGATCGACGACGCCGACACCGACGCCCTTCCCCTGTTCGCCGGCTGGCGCGCGCAACCCTGCCCCGGCAACGACCCGGTGGGCGCAGCCATGCAGCGCATACACGTACTACGGGAACATCGTGGCGCCTGCCATCTGGCCGCGGTGCGCCTGTGCGGGCTGAGCGGCCAGGAGGCCATGGTCATCAACCTCGGTGTCGAACGGGCAACCCACTACGGCTGGCAGGAGCCGCGTCCCGTTACCGCGACGCAGGTCCCACGACTGCAACGTGCGGAGCATCTCACCGACGAGATGCAGGCGCCGCTCTACGCCACGCTGACCGACCGGCAACGTACGGAGTTCGCCCGGCTCGTCAACGCGTTGACCGCCCCCTGA
- a CDS encoding LysR substrate-binding domain-containing protein → MLDIRRLHMLKTVAARGSITAAAQSLALTAGAVSQQLATLQHDVGVDLLRPDGRTVALTEAGRVLLEHADRIFAAVEEAECAIAAAKGTVGTTATLAALPSTVARIVAPALTALGTHHPQLTVTCLVTDQAQLRELTLGTVDVVLGQRYHHLPDTAPRGIDISPLLDDPLLVVTAADQAGEGPIALRDLATHSLAVPPPATDCGQAILRACHQAGFTPTTRYVTADIAAQLTLARAGLATALVPRTAIDPATPGIRTAPIEDHSIRRLLFAATRHTEASNPTTAAVVAALLAAARQDLTTHHPPV, encoded by the coding sequence ATGCTGGATATCCGCCGTCTGCACATGCTCAAGACCGTCGCCGCCCGCGGCTCGATCACCGCGGCCGCCCAGTCGCTGGCGCTGACCGCCGGGGCCGTATCCCAACAGCTGGCCACGCTCCAGCACGACGTGGGAGTCGACCTGCTGCGCCCCGACGGGCGAACCGTGGCACTGACGGAGGCGGGCCGAGTGCTCCTCGAACACGCCGACCGGATCTTCGCCGCCGTAGAGGAAGCCGAATGCGCCATCGCAGCGGCCAAAGGCACGGTCGGTACCACCGCCACGCTGGCCGCATTGCCCTCCACCGTCGCCAGGATCGTGGCCCCCGCGCTCACCGCACTGGGCACGCACCACCCGCAGCTCACCGTGACCTGCCTCGTCACCGACCAGGCGCAACTGCGGGAACTCACGCTCGGCACGGTCGACGTGGTGCTGGGCCAGCGGTATCACCACCTGCCCGACACCGCTCCCCGGGGCATCGACATCTCCCCGCTGCTCGACGATCCGCTGCTCGTCGTCACCGCGGCCGACCAAGCCGGAGAGGGGCCCATCGCCCTGCGCGACCTGGCCACGCACAGCCTCGCCGTACCACCGCCGGCCACGGACTGCGGACAGGCCATCCTGCGCGCCTGCCACCAGGCCGGTTTCACGCCCACGACGCGCTACGTCACCGCCGACATCGCCGCCCAACTCACCCTCGCACGGGCCGGCCTCGCCACCGCGCTCGTCCCCCGAACCGCCATCGACCCGGCCACACCAGGAATCCGCACGGCACCCATCGAGGACCACTCGATCCGGCGCCTCCTGTTCGCCGCGACCCGTCACACCGAGGCCTCGAACCCGACGACCGCGGCCGTCGTCGCGGCGCTGCTCGCAGCCGCGCGACAAGATCTCACCACACACCACCCGCCGGTCTAG
- a CDS encoding IS701 family transposase, which produces MGGELADARLWAGELKALHERFVHRFSRSEPRESALAYMQGLIAPLERKNGWTLAEEAGHAGPDRIHRLLNRIDWDADEVLDDVRVYVVEHLGDPEAVLIVDDTGFLKKGVRSAGVQRQYSGTAGRTENSQIGVFLAYASGRGRTLIDRRLYLPTSWTDDRERCRAAGIDDAIAFETKVVMAKAMVRRAIAEKIPFRWVTADAAYGFSKGWRTELERADVFHVMATTRHDTVVSRWALDHPVHDLFPGLPRQKWKRRSCGDGAHGPRTYDWARVEVRPWHRKDRKHWVIARRSIRRPEEISYYIAYCPAETTLDDLIRVAGSRWAVEECFQSAKQECGLDDYQVRRYDGWHRHMTLAMAAHACLTVLKARKADTGKAETDPPSSYPSPSPNSDA; this is translated from the coding sequence ATGGGTGGGGAACTTGCTGATGCCCGGTTGTGGGCTGGTGAACTGAAGGCTTTGCATGAGCGGTTTGTGCACCGTTTCTCCAGGTCAGAGCCGCGGGAGTCGGCTCTTGCCTATATGCAGGGGCTGATAGCTCCGTTGGAGCGGAAAAACGGTTGGACGCTCGCGGAGGAAGCGGGGCATGCGGGTCCAGATCGAATCCACCGGTTACTGAACCGGATCGACTGGGACGCGGACGAGGTCCTGGACGACGTGCGGGTCTACGTCGTCGAGCACCTCGGCGATCCGGAGGCGGTGCTGATCGTGGACGACACCGGGTTCCTAAAGAAGGGTGTCCGCTCGGCCGGGGTCCAGCGCCAGTACTCCGGAACCGCCGGTCGGACGGAGAACTCCCAGATCGGGGTATTCCTCGCCTATGCCAGCGGCCGGGGCCGCACGTTGATCGACCGGCGTCTGTATCTGCCCACGTCATGGACGGACGATCGGGAACGGTGCCGGGCCGCCGGCATCGATGACGCCATCGCCTTCGAGACGAAGGTGGTGATGGCCAAGGCCATGGTCCGCCGGGCGATCGCCGAGAAGATCCCGTTCCGCTGGGTGACCGCGGACGCCGCCTACGGCTTCTCCAAAGGCTGGCGCACCGAGCTCGAGCGGGCGGATGTCTTCCACGTCATGGCCACCACCCGGCATGACACCGTCGTTTCCCGCTGGGCCCTGGACCATCCCGTCCACGACCTGTTTCCCGGGCTGCCCCGGCAGAAATGGAAACGCCGTTCCTGCGGCGACGGCGCCCACGGCCCGAGGACCTACGACTGGGCCAGGGTGGAGGTCCGGCCCTGGCACCGCAAGGACCGCAAGCACTGGGTGATCGCCCGCCGAAGCATCCGCCGGCCCGAGGAGATCTCCTACTACATCGCCTACTGCCCAGCCGAAACCACACTCGACGACCTCATCCGTGTCGCGGGAAGCCGGTGGGCGGTCGAGGAATGCTTCCAGAGTGCGAAACAGGAGTGCGGCCTGGACGACTACCAGGTCCGCCGTTACGACGGCTGGCACCGCCACATGACCCTCGCGATGGCCGCCCACGCCTGCCTCACCGTCCTGAAGGCCCGCAAGGCTGACACAGGGAAAGCAGAAACGGATCCTCCCAGCTCATACCCCTCACCCTCCCCGAACTCCGACGCCTGA
- a CDS encoding IS5 family transposase (programmed frameshift), translating to MVRRHELTDVEWEALSGLLPRSSSGRPRLDDRRVLNGIVWKLRTGSAWRDVPARYGPWRTLYTRFRRWALDGTFTRMLAAVQAEKDATGDIDWLVSVDSTVTRAHQHAAGARKKGQGQGDEICDHALGRSRGGLTTKIHLACDGRGRPLGFVLTGGNAADCTRFEEVMDTIKVRRAGPGRPRTRPDHVLGDKGYSSRKIRAYLRKRGIGHTIPERRDQRANRSRRGRDGGRPPAFDKQLYKKRNVVERCFNRLKQYRAIATRYDKTRESYQAAVTIASLFLWLRPL from the exons ATGGTGCGTCGTCATGAGCTGACGGATGTGGAGTGGGAAGCGCTGTCCGGGCTGTTGCCGCGGTCGTCCTCGGGGCGGCCGAGGTTGGACGACCGGCGGGTCCTGAACGGGATCGTGTGGAAGCTGCGGACGGGGTCGGCGTGGCGTGATGTGCCGGCACGGTACGGGCCCTGGAGGACTCTGTACACCCGTTTTCGCAGGTGGGCGCTGGACGGGACGTTCACGCGGATGCTGGCCGCGGTCCAGGCGGAGAAGGACGCGACCGGTGACATCGACTGGCTGGTGTCGGTCGACTCCACGGTCACGCGGGCCCATCAGCATGCTGCGGGCGCCCGCAAAAAGGGGCAGG GGCAGGGGGACGAAATATGTGATCACGCCCTCGGACGATCCCGAGGCGGACTGACCACGAAAATCCACCTGGCCTGCGACGGCCGCGGCCGGCCGCTCGGCTTCGTCCTCACCGGCGGCAACGCCGCCGACTGCACCCGCTTCGAAGAGGTCATGGACACCATCAAGGTCCGCCGGGCCGGGCCCGGGCGGCCCCGAACCCGCCCGGACCACGTCCTGGGCGACAAGGGCTACAGCTCCCGCAAGATACGCGCCTACCTGCGTAAACGCGGGATCGGCCACACCATCCCCGAACGCCGGGACCAGCGGGCCAACCGATCCCGCCGCGGCCGCGACGGAGGCAGACCACCTGCCTTCGACAAACAGCTCTACAAGAAACGCAACGTCGTCGAACGCTGCTTCAACCGCCTCAAGCAGTACCGCGCGATCGCCACTCGCTATGACAAAACCCGCGAGTCCTACCAGGCAGCCGTCACCATCGCGTCCCTGTTCCTCTGGCTCAGACCCCTTTGA
- a CDS encoding CPCC family cysteine-rich protein — MMTPRELREACPPGGGPYPCPCCRFLTLDARCAWDICPECGWEDDGQDDLNADEVWGGPNGSESLTAARRGYAEYAAGARSGDRQSVAQGGDGAWWGVARQVLPAAGETGG, encoded by the coding sequence ATGATGACACCACGCGAGTTGCGAGAAGCCTGCCCACCGGGAGGCGGGCCTTATCCCTGCCCGTGCTGCCGCTTCTTGACTCTCGATGCCCGGTGCGCGTGGGACATCTGCCCCGAGTGCGGCTGGGAAGACGACGGGCAGGATGACCTGAATGCCGATGAGGTCTGGGGCGGGCCGAACGGATCGGAGAGCCTGACCGCCGCCCGTCGTGGATACGCGGAGTACGCGGCTGGTGCGCGGTCGGGGGACCGTCAGTCGGTAGCCCAAGGAGGCGATGGCGCGTGGTGGGGCGTCGCCCGGCAGGTCCTGCCCGCGGCCGGTGAAACGGGCGGGTGA
- a CDS encoding serine hydrolase domain-containing protein — protein sequence MPTRARARARARARRSRLRTGLSAAVLTAAALGGLLQPAQAAGAPEPGDGRQRHDKGLQRQLDRLVAQEDGPPGAIAVLTRGDRAEVYTAGVGDIETGRPPHPDDHMRIASIAKAFSGAVALQLVDQGRLSLDDTIGERLPDQPEAWHAVTLRQLLQHTSGLPDYSADPAFLEILTADPRHVFDPRTLLDYVADEPLRFVPGSLYEYSNSDNIAVALMAEAVTHRSYEDLLKELVYRPLGLRRTSLPLGYRLPRPYLHGYDAQPPAEPEDISEAVGASGVWASGGIVSTPRELGTFIRAYGGPGLLSPQTRKEQLTFRPGDSSEPAGPGTNAAGLAIFQYTTRCGVLYGHTGNFPGYTQLAATTPDGTRSLTFSINTQTSKGNKPALLARLRTVQENFVCALLKGH from the coding sequence ATGCCGACCCGTGCCCGCGCCCGCGCTCGTGCCCGCGCCCGCCGAAGCCGCCTCCGCACCGGGCTGTCCGCCGCCGTCCTGACGGCTGCCGCACTCGGAGGGCTCCTGCAGCCCGCACAGGCGGCCGGTGCCCCGGAACCGGGAGACGGCCGCCAGCGCCACGACAAGGGCCTCCAGCGGCAACTCGACCGGCTGGTCGCCCAGGAGGACGGCCCTCCCGGGGCGATCGCCGTGCTCACCCGGGGCGACCGCGCGGAGGTGTACACGGCCGGTGTCGGCGACATCGAGACCGGCCGCCCACCGCACCCCGACGACCACATGCGCATCGCCAGCATCGCCAAGGCGTTCAGCGGGGCCGTTGCCCTCCAGCTCGTCGACCAGGGCCGGCTCTCCCTCGACGACACCATCGGCGAGCGCCTGCCCGACCAGCCCGAGGCCTGGCACGCGGTGACGCTGCGCCAGCTCCTCCAGCACACGAGCGGCCTGCCGGACTACTCGGCCGACCCCGCGTTCCTGGAGATCCTCACCGCCGACCCGCGCCACGTGTTCGACCCGCGCACCCTCCTCGACTACGTGGCCGACGAGCCGCTGCGCTTCGTCCCCGGCTCCCTGTACGAGTACTCCAACTCGGACAACATCGCCGTCGCACTGATGGCCGAGGCCGTCACCCACCGCAGCTACGAGGACCTCCTCAAGGAGCTCGTGTACCGGCCGCTGGGGCTGCGCCGCACCAGCCTGCCCCTGGGCTACCGGCTCCCGCGTCCGTACCTGCACGGCTACGACGCCCAGCCGCCCGCCGAACCGGAGGACATCAGCGAGGCCGTGGGCGCCTCCGGCGTCTGGGCCTCCGGCGGGATCGTCTCCACCCCCAGGGAACTGGGTACCTTCATCCGCGCCTACGGCGGTCCCGGCCTGCTGTCGCCGCAGACCCGCAAGGAGCAACTGACCTTCCGTCCCGGCGACTCCTCCGAGCCGGCCGGCCCCGGCACCAACGCCGCCGGGCTGGCGATCTTCCAGTACACCACCCGCTGCGGAGTGCTCTACGGCCACACCGGCAACTTCCCCGGGTACACCCAGCTCGCCGCCACCACGCCCGACGGCACCCGGTCGCTGACCTTCTCGATCAACACCCAGACCAGCAAGGGCAACAAGCCCGCGCTGCTGGCCCGACTGCGCACCGTGCAGGAGAACTTCGTCTGCGCCCTGCTCAAGGGGCACTGA
- a CDS encoding LLM class flavin-dependent oxidoreductase codes for MLEIPLSALEVAMVQTGTRAADTLRDTTAFAQGVEDLGYHRIWYAEHHHSPAIGAFPPVVLTAHAAASTSTIRLGSGGVLAPNHAPITLAEQFGTLAALHEDRIDLGIGRGPGTFDDATARALRRGADPATDAEYRSDVAAILSFLVDEVALGPLPEPWLLASSTAGAALAAELGLPVAVAHHIRPDNTLAVLERYRSAFSPSRWCERPRVLLCVETVCAETEEEAVRRAGPMNVVKAGLLKGESQMPFPTPAQAAAHPFTEQERQALAGFRAQQAVGTPETVVQRLAHLAAETGADELMLATPVYDLADRIASYALVRKYCGAAAAP; via the coding sequence ATGCTCGAGATACCCCTTTCAGCGCTGGAAGTCGCGATGGTGCAAACGGGCACCCGTGCCGCGGACACCCTGCGGGACACCACGGCCTTCGCCCAAGGAGTGGAGGACCTCGGCTACCACCGCATCTGGTACGCGGAGCATCACCACTCTCCTGCGATCGGCGCGTTCCCACCGGTCGTACTGACGGCGCACGCGGCCGCGTCGACCTCGACCATCCGTCTCGGTTCGGGCGGGGTACTGGCCCCCAACCACGCCCCCATCACGCTGGCGGAGCAGTTCGGCACGCTGGCCGCCCTGCACGAGGACCGCATCGACCTGGGCATCGGCCGCGGTCCCGGCACGTTCGACGACGCCACCGCGCGGGCGCTGCGCCGCGGTGCCGACCCGGCGACGGACGCCGAGTACCGGTCCGACGTGGCCGCGATCCTTTCGTTCCTGGTGGACGAGGTGGCACTGGGTCCGCTGCCGGAGCCGTGGCTGCTGGCCTCCAGCACCGCGGGGGCCGCGCTCGCCGCGGAACTCGGCCTGCCGGTCGCCGTGGCGCACCACATCCGGCCGGACAACACCCTTGCGGTTCTGGAGCGATACCGGTCGGCGTTCTCCCCGTCCCGCTGGTGCGAGCGGCCCCGGGTGCTGCTGTGCGTGGAGACGGTGTGCGCGGAGACGGAGGAGGAAGCGGTCCGGCGCGCGGGGCCGATGAACGTCGTCAAGGCCGGGCTCCTGAAGGGGGAGAGCCAGATGCCCTTCCCCACTCCCGCGCAGGCGGCCGCCCACCCCTTCACGGAGCAGGAGCGGCAGGCGCTGGCGGGCTTCCGCGCCCAGCAGGCCGTCGGCACGCCCGAGACCGTCGTGCAGCGACTCGCACACCTGGCCGCCGAGACCGGGGCGGACGAGCTGATGCTGGCCACGCCCGTCTACGACCTCGCTGACCGCATCGCCTCGTACGCGCTCGTCAGGAAGTACTGCGGAGCCGCGGCCGCGCCGTAG
- a CDS encoding polysaccharide deacetylase family protein yields MRITTSSARRRRAGYVTAAALLGLLAAAGTPAYAATDGSVVRTPDAPPSGHSAPAGTAGAAQGTAHGAAQGTAHGVAQGAAHGASGVPLGISRLAQGAGRQVAITIDDGPDPRWTPQVLETLRKNHVKATFCMIGTKAQKYPELVRAVAADGHQLCDHSVDHDVTMDHKPVAYQRQQILDGKAMIEKAVPGVPVAYYRAPGGAFTPDSRAIAAASGMRPLGWSVDPQDWSRPGLKAILSAVEGKLPQQPTVLFHDGGGDRSETVAALKEYLPWLTEQGYGFSFPARTAP; encoded by the coding sequence ATGCGCATCACCACCAGTTCCGCACGTCGTCGACGCGCGGGGTACGTCACTGCGGCCGCCCTCCTCGGCCTCCTGGCGGCTGCCGGCACCCCGGCGTACGCCGCCACCGACGGCTCGGTGGTCCGCACGCCGGACGCGCCCCCTTCCGGCCACTCCGCACCGGCCGGAACCGCAGGTGCCGCTCAGGGCACTGCCCACGGTGCCGCTCAGGGCACCGCCCATGGTGTCGCCCAGGGCGCTGCCCACGGTGCCTCCGGGGTCCCGCTGGGGATCTCCAGGCTGGCACAGGGCGCGGGCCGCCAGGTCGCGATCACCATCGATGACGGTCCGGACCCCCGCTGGACGCCCCAGGTCCTGGAGACCCTGCGGAAGAACCACGTCAAGGCCACGTTCTGCATGATCGGCACCAAGGCGCAGAAGTACCCGGAGCTGGTGCGTGCGGTCGCCGCCGACGGTCACCAGCTGTGCGACCACTCCGTCGACCACGACGTCACGATGGACCACAAGCCCGTCGCCTACCAGCGCCAGCAGATCCTCGACGGCAAGGCCATGATCGAGAAGGCCGTTCCCGGGGTCCCGGTCGCCTACTACCGCGCGCCGGGCGGAGCCTTCACCCCGGACAGCCGCGCGATCGCCGCCGCGAGCGGGATGCGGCCGCTGGGTTGGAGCGTCGATCCCCAAGACTGGAGCAGGCCGGGCCTGAAGGCCATCCTCTCCGCAGTGGAGGGCAAGCTTCCCCAGCAGCCGACGGTCCTCTTCCACGACGGAGGCGGCGACCGCAGCGAGACCGTCGCGGCGCTGAAGGAGTACCTGCCCTGGCTCACCGAGCAGGGCTACGGCTTCTCCTTCCCGGCCCGCACCGCCCCTTAA
- a CDS encoding FAD-dependent monooxygenase, producing MTNRHAVVVGAGIGGLTAAVALHRRGWHVAVCERSPEPPVTGAGIGLAPNALRALDAVGVDVSRAIGGAVPAAMGVRRPDGRWLTRTGTADMAARYGTAPLAVPRRALTATLSAALPPPALRYGTEVTGVDGAEGRPTVRTAAGPDLPADLVVAADGIHSPLRRAHFPAHPGLHYLGETAWRTIVDAPDLRIPAMSETWGPGARFGVTPLVDGRYYLYATAVVPPGTRFADPRTELRQRFGSWHEPLPALLDRVGRLDAADVLRNDLYDLAAPLPSLHHGRIAWLGDAAHAMAPNLGQGGCQAIEDAVVLAHLLPAGERGAGGADGDGAVVAALAAYTAARRTRTDAVRLRARRVGRLGVLRDPVVVAVRDLALRATPARLALRGMDDLFNGFRLPA from the coding sequence ATGACGAACCGTCACGCGGTGGTGGTCGGCGCCGGAATCGGCGGCCTCACGGCCGCCGTCGCGCTGCACCGCCGGGGCTGGCACGTCGCCGTCTGCGAACGCTCCCCCGAACCCCCCGTCACCGGCGCCGGCATCGGCCTCGCCCCCAACGCCCTGCGCGCGCTCGACGCCGTGGGCGTGGATGTCTCCCGAGCGATCGGCGGCGCCGTACCCGCGGCGATGGGCGTGCGCCGCCCCGACGGCCGGTGGCTCACCCGGACCGGCACCGCGGACATGGCGGCCCGCTACGGCACGGCGCCCCTCGCCGTGCCGCGCCGGGCCCTCACCGCCACCCTCTCCGCCGCGCTGCCACCACCGGCCCTTCGTTACGGCACCGAGGTGACCGGTGTCGACGGTGCCGAGGGCCGTCCGACCGTCCGCACGGCGGCGGGCCCGGACCTTCCCGCCGATCTGGTCGTCGCCGCCGACGGCATCCACAGTCCTCTGCGCCGCGCGCACTTCCCCGCGCACCCCGGACTGCACTACCTCGGCGAAACGGCCTGGCGGACCATCGTGGACGCCCCGGACCTGCGGATACCGGCCATGAGCGAGACGTGGGGGCCAGGGGCGCGGTTCGGGGTGACCCCGCTCGTGGACGGCCGCTACTACCTCTACGCCACCGCGGTCGTCCCGCCGGGCACCCGCTTCGCGGACCCGCGCACCGAACTGCGGCAGCGCTTCGGCTCGTGGCACGAACCCCTTCCCGCCCTGCTGGACCGCGTCGGGCGCCTCGACGCTGCCGACGTCCTGCGGAACGACCTCTACGATCTGGCCGCCCCGCTGCCGTCCCTGCACCACGGCCGGATCGCGTGGCTGGGCGACGCGGCCCACGCCATGGCCCCCAACCTCGGCCAGGGCGGCTGCCAGGCCATCGAGGACGCGGTGGTCCTCGCCCATCTGTTGCCCGCCGGAGAGCGCGGCGCCGGCGGGGCCGACGGGGACGGCGCCGTCGTGGCCGCCCTCGCCGCGTACACCGCCGCGCGCCGCACCCGCACCGACGCCGTGCGCCTTCGTGCCCGCCGCGTCGGCCGCCTGGGCGTCCTGCGCGATCCGGTCGTGGTGGCCGTCCGTGATCTCGCCCTCCGCGCCACCCCGGCCCGGCTGGCCCTGCGCGGCATGGACGACCTCTTCAACGGGTTCCGCCTCCCCGCGTAG